From Anaerobacillus alkaliphilus, the proteins below share one genomic window:
- a CDS encoding sporulation YhaL family protein: MNPVKFVGALIGGLLVLFVIRILLLTTPMAAFVQMSPWWVYLLIGGIFISGYLSFKYEKEDRETEQRWIEQEGEAFMEPIRKRRQDNQTIN, from the coding sequence ATGAATCCAGTAAAATTTGTAGGAGCTTTAATAGGAGGACTTTTAGTGCTATTCGTTATTCGGATATTACTTCTCACAACTCCAATGGCAGCTTTTGTTCAAATGAGCCCTTGGTGGGTGTATTTACTAATTGGCGGAATTTTCATTAGTGGTTATCTTTCGTTTAAATATGAAAAAGAAGACCGAGAAACTGAGCAACGCTGGATTGAACAAGAAGGTGAAGCGTTTATGGAGCCAATTCGTAAACGTCGCCAAGATAACCAAACAATTAATTAA
- a CDS encoding peptidylprolyl isomerase, whose translation MKKLVTAIALTGLIALTACNGNSNGDTESNIVAEIEGQAITEAEFVEALKEKHGEAVLFSLVQDKIFAAHAQRLNVTDEDIDKELNEVRDAYDLGEDEAFLSFLNTQGFSSIEDFRNLVMQHLVVQKVASEGAVVTEEEVRAEYEAGRELEASHILVQDLETAEEILAKLNQGEDFAELAQEYSIDPGSGAAGGSLGSFERGRMVPEFEQAAFSLAVGEISDPVQSDFGYHIIKVTERTPFEESFEDVKDELEALLARRQARPLEEVQREIMDTANVQIKDEQFKHVFDR comes from the coding sequence ATGAAGAAATTGGTTACAGCAATAGCTTTAACAGGTCTTATTGCACTTACAGCTTGTAATGGTAATAGTAATGGTGACACTGAAAGCAACATTGTAGCAGAAATTGAGGGGCAAGCAATTACAGAAGCAGAATTTGTTGAAGCACTTAAGGAAAAACATGGAGAAGCTGTCCTTTTTTCTTTAGTACAAGACAAAATATTTGCTGCACATGCACAAAGACTTAATGTTACTGACGAAGACATTGATAAAGAACTGAACGAAGTCCGTGATGCTTATGACTTAGGTGAAGATGAAGCTTTCTTGAGCTTTTTAAACACGCAAGGATTTTCAAGCATTGAAGATTTCCGTAATTTAGTTATGCAACATTTAGTTGTACAAAAGGTTGCTTCAGAAGGCGCTGTAGTTACTGAAGAGGAGGTTCGTGCGGAATATGAAGCTGGTCGCGAGTTAGAAGCGAGCCATATTTTAGTACAGGACCTAGAAACAGCTGAAGAAATCTTAGCTAAACTTAATCAGGGCGAAGATTTTGCTGAACTAGCCCAAGAGTACTCTATTGACCCTGGAAGTGGTGCAGCAGGTGGAAGCTTAGGTTCGTTTGAACGTGGTCGAATGGTACCAGAATTTGAACAAGCAGCATTTTCTCTAGCTGTTGGAGAAATTAGTGACCCTGTTCAATCTGATTTTGGTTACCATATCATTAAAGTTACTGAACGTACTCCTTTTGAAGAGTCTTTTGAGGATGTAAAAGATGAACTTGAGGCATTGCTAGCAAGAAGACAAGCCCGTCCACTTGAAGAGGTTCAGCGCGAAATAATGGACACAGCTAATGTTCAGATTAAAGACGAGCAATTTAAGCATGTATTTGATCGTTAG
- the yhaM gene encoding 3'-5' exoribonuclease YhaM has translation MRKGIVHYQTGEKIDGYLLIKSATKGLASNGKPFLTLQLGDHTGEVEAKLWDCNVEDEAAFVSSIIIHVTGDIHDYRGKQQLKIKGIRPTTAMDHVKLADFLQCAPQDPEEMLAKVTQYIFEMKNANIQRITRHLLKKHREAFIEVPAATKNHHEFVSGLAFHVVSMLDLAKALANLYPSLDTDLLYSGVILHDLGKVIELSGPVATTYTLEGKLLGHISIMVNEIGQVAKELGIDGEEVMILQHLVLSHHSKGEWGSPKAPLIREAEMLHMIDNIDAKMNMLDRALERVKPGEFSDKVYAMDNRSFYKPTFQE, from the coding sequence ATGCGAAAAGGGATTGTACATTATCAAACGGGTGAAAAAATAGATGGTTATCTACTAATTAAGTCGGCTACAAAAGGGCTAGCAAGTAATGGTAAGCCGTTTTTGACGCTACAACTAGGAGACCATACTGGGGAAGTAGAAGCAAAACTATGGGATTGTAATGTAGAAGACGAAGCTGCTTTTGTTAGTAGTATTATTATTCATGTAACAGGAGATATTCATGATTATCGAGGAAAACAGCAATTAAAGATAAAGGGTATTCGTCCCACTACCGCTATGGATCATGTGAAATTGGCTGATTTTCTCCAATGTGCTCCACAAGACCCTGAGGAAATGTTAGCAAAGGTAACTCAATATATTTTTGAAATGAAAAACGCAAACATTCAAAGAATCACTCGTCATCTATTAAAAAAACATCGAGAAGCATTTATTGAAGTGCCAGCAGCAACCAAGAACCATCATGAGTTCGTTTCAGGGCTAGCGTTTCACGTAGTTTCTATGCTAGATTTAGCCAAAGCATTAGCAAATTTATACCCATCATTGGATACAGATTTACTGTATTCAGGGGTTATCTTACATGATTTAGGTAAAGTCATAGAGCTGTCAGGTCCTGTTGCAACAACCTATACACTAGAAGGAAAACTCCTTGGTCATATTTCTATCATGGTAAATGAAATTGGACAAGTAGCCAAAGAGTTAGGAATAGATGGTGAAGAGGTTATGATTTTACAGCATCTTGTGTTGAGTCACCATTCAAAAGGTGAATGGGGAAGTCCGAAAGCACCTTTAATCCGAGAAGCAGAAATGCTCCACATGATTGATAATATAGACGCGAAAATGAATATGCTAGATCGTGCGTTAGAGAGAGTAAAGCCAGGCGAATTTAGTGATAAAGTATATGCCATGGACAACCGTAGTTTCTATAAACCTACTTTTCAGGAATGA
- a CDS encoding sensor histidine kinase: protein MNHVNLTHRIWLSFISLIFIVALLLVIIYPISIKSTLTGETYRIIEEEQDRYQAPQQTAPPQSEIDFITRREAERSVGHLFFVNQFGRLQGDPVPDVVLNEMRDRSSRQMTDRGRYELTYGGSTVFYVVLKINTVVGEVSHISYMWDSYRDNMVKQLWERLLYILILASLLGLFPAFWLKNYLRQPLTLLGNHFEQISNRNWQEPFEWKGDKDFQKLSFQFEQMRQNLMNYDKAQKTFIQHASHELKTPIMVVKSYAKSVKDGVYPQENIGQAMDVIIEETNRMEKRVKDMLYFTKLDSIKEEIVHRDKIVFGSLAYLLQERYRVQRNDVTIIIEGADVTFNADKEQIQILLENLVENALRYAETTIWLKAEIVNETLEITVKNNGERIPTKELGHIFTPFRKGNKGQFGLGLAIVKRIAELHGGFPTVKNEAEGVNFKIFLPQ from the coding sequence ATGAACCATGTCAACTTGACACATAGAATTTGGCTTTCCTTTATTTCGTTAATCTTCATCGTAGCATTATTGTTAGTTATTATTTATCCGATCTCAATAAAAAGTACATTAACTGGGGAAACCTACCGAATTATTGAAGAAGAACAAGATCGCTACCAAGCGCCTCAGCAAACAGCTCCACCACAGTCAGAAATTGATTTTATCACAAGAAGAGAAGCAGAACGTTCAGTGGGTCATCTTTTCTTCGTCAATCAATTTGGAAGGCTACAGGGTGATCCTGTTCCGGATGTTGTGTTAAATGAAATGAGAGATCGCTCGTCTAGACAAATGACCGACCGGGGTAGGTATGAACTAACGTACGGTGGGTCAACTGTTTTCTATGTTGTGTTAAAGATTAATACCGTCGTTGGAGAAGTGTCCCACATTTCTTACATGTGGGATTCATATCGTGACAACATGGTCAAACAGCTATGGGAACGTCTGCTTTATATTTTAATATTAGCCAGTTTACTAGGGCTCTTCCCAGCCTTTTGGTTAAAAAATTACTTGCGACAACCTCTTACACTGTTGGGGAATCATTTTGAACAGATTTCTAACCGAAATTGGCAAGAACCATTTGAATGGAAAGGTGATAAAGACTTTCAAAAACTTTCTTTTCAATTTGAACAGATGCGACAAAACTTAATGAATTATGATAAAGCACAGAAAACCTTTATTCAGCATGCTTCACATGAACTGAAAACCCCAATCATGGTTGTTAAGAGCTATGCCAAATCAGTTAAGGATGGAGTATATCCCCAAGAGAACATTGGACAAGCAATGGATGTGATCATTGAAGAAACCAATCGGATGGAAAAGCGTGTGAAAGATATGCTCTACTTTACAAAGCTAGACTCTATTAAAGAAGAAATTGTTCACCGTGATAAAATTGTCTTTGGTTCATTAGCTTACTTATTACAGGAACGCTACAGGGTTCAACGAAATGATGTCACAATCATCATTGAGGGAGCAGATGTAACGTTTAATGCAGATAAGGAACAAATACAAATTTTACTAGAAAATTTAGTAGAGAACGCATTACGTTATGCAGAAACAACAATTTGGTTAAAAGCAGAGATTGTTAATGAAACTTTAGAGATTACTGTCAAAAACAATGGTGAGCGTATACCAACTAAAGAGCTAGGTCATATATTTACACCTTTCCGTAAAGGAAACAAGGGACAATTTGGACTTGGACTGGCTATAGTAAAACGTATAGCAGAGCTTCATGGAGGTTTTCCTACTGTGAAAAATGAGGCAGAAGGAGTTAACTTTAAAATTTTCTTACCTCAATGA
- a CDS encoding metallophosphoesterase family protein produces the protein MKKIRFIHAADLHLDSPFQGLRDLPKSIVQKLRESTFDALQALINHAIAYQVDFVIVAGDLFDGENRSLKAQTKLKKALEQLHRHNISCFIIHGNHDHLGGNWISLTWPSNVYFFKDEISYTEYKKRDVVAHLYGYSYPEKTVKENIVKWFNKTNSSADFHIGILHGTASGQEGHDHYAPFSVQQLVQKEFDYWALGHIHKRQVLHETPFVVYSGNLQGRHKQELDEKGVYLVELTSEKSTSLTFLPTSPVIWKELTVSIDGIEEVTELQQRCESLLLEAKGSGSSLVVILHFVGSGPLHSFLIERGEEFIEILNLGQENKQYFTYVIDKKQDTTGEWDKEQLKKDQNLLSDIISAVERLKIEEEPLDNVLDEVFGNQRLKRFVTTFSDAEQKQLLLEAESYLINELLKDRDD, from the coding sequence ATGAAGAAAATTCGTTTTATTCATGCAGCTGATTTGCATTTAGATAGTCCGTTTCAAGGATTAAGAGATTTGCCAAAAAGTATCGTACAAAAATTACGCGAAAGTACGTTTGATGCACTCCAAGCGTTAATTAACCATGCAATTGCTTACCAAGTTGATTTTGTAATAGTAGCTGGTGATTTATTTGATGGAGAGAATCGTAGTTTAAAAGCTCAAACGAAACTAAAAAAAGCATTGGAACAATTACATAGGCACAATATAAGCTGTTTTATTATTCATGGAAACCATGATCATCTAGGAGGAAATTGGATATCGTTAACATGGCCAAGTAATGTTTACTTCTTTAAGGATGAAATTAGTTATACAGAATATAAGAAAAGGGACGTAGTCGCACATCTATATGGATATAGCTATCCAGAAAAAACAGTGAAAGAAAATATAGTTAAATGGTTTAACAAAACTAATAGTTCTGCTGATTTTCATATAGGAATTCTCCATGGAACTGCGAGTGGACAAGAAGGGCATGATCATTATGCACCTTTTTCAGTTCAACAATTAGTGCAAAAGGAATTTGATTATTGGGCCTTGGGACATATTCACAAGAGACAGGTTTTACATGAAACGCCATTTGTAGTTTACTCTGGTAATCTTCAAGGAAGGCATAAACAAGAATTAGATGAAAAAGGGGTGTATTTAGTTGAACTTACTTCTGAAAAGTCAACATCACTAACCTTTTTACCTACATCTCCCGTTATATGGAAAGAACTAACTGTTTCTATAGATGGTATAGAAGAAGTGACTGAGTTGCAGCAACGTTGTGAGTCGCTCTTATTGGAGGCAAAAGGAAGCGGAAGTAGTTTAGTAGTCATACTTCACTTCGTTGGGAGTGGACCATTGCATAGTTTTCTCATTGAAAGAGGCGAAGAATTCATTGAAATTCTAAACTTAGGTCAGGAGAATAAACAGTATTTCACCTATGTTATAGACAAGAAACAAGATACTACAGGGGAGTGGGATAAGGAGCAACTAAAAAAGGACCAAAATTTACTAAGTGATATTATTTCTGCAGTTGAGCGATTAAAGATCGAAGAAGAACCTTTAGATAACGTACTTGATGAAGTATTTGGAAATCAAAGATTGAAAAGATTTGTAACAACCTTCTCCGACGCAGAACAAAAACAGCTTTTACTAGAAGCGGAAAGTTATCTCATCAATGAATTATTAAAAGATAGGGATGATTAG
- a CDS encoding HTH-type transcriptional regulator Hpr codes for MDKSAPYSIKQSIIFSHKVAQLSKALWKSTEKDWQNWIKPFELNINEHHILLIAYQLEGASISDIAKFGVMHVSTAFNFSKKLEERGLLTFSKKQNDKRNTYVYLTAEGERLLLDTLEVYDPKNNGVYEGSLPIKELYGRFPEFSELMTIVRHIYGADFMLIFEKTLEKMEQDFSEENGKLIAKPSANAETI; via the coding sequence ATGGATAAAAGTGCGCCATACTCCATTAAACAATCAATTATATTTTCTCATAAAGTGGCTCAATTAAGTAAAGCTTTATGGAAGTCCACGGAAAAGGATTGGCAAAACTGGATTAAGCCGTTTGAATTAAACATTAATGAACATCATATTCTACTTATTGCTTATCAACTGGAGGGGGCCTCCATTTCTGATATTGCGAAATTTGGTGTCATGCATGTATCTACAGCCTTTAATTTCTCAAAAAAATTAGAGGAAAGAGGATTACTTACATTCTCAAAGAAACAAAATGACAAGCGTAACACATATGTATACTTAACTGCTGAGGGCGAAAGACTACTCTTAGACACTTTAGAAGTATACGATCCGAAGAATAATGGTGTATATGAGGGGTCATTGCCGATTAAAGAGCTTTATGGAAGATTTCCGGAATTTTCAGAGCTAATGACTATTGTCAGACATATTTACGGGGCAGATTTCATGCTAATCTTTGAAAAAACACTTGAAAAAATGGAACAAGATTTTAGTGAGGAAAATGGGAAGTTAATTGCAAAGCCTAGTGCGAATGCTGAAACAATTTAA
- a CDS encoding YtxH domain-containing protein — protein MNGKSLFYGFITGSVIGGTIALLSTPKSGNEVQQLVVSNVNNLMTSLTNVREKTVQLRNQVESVAKDGASTFKTVTSDVKNSINEWKKDVEPTMNDIQKSIQELHETIDQLEKEIKRPLT, from the coding sequence ATGAATGGAAAATCGCTATTCTACGGTTTTATCACAGGAAGTGTTATCGGTGGGACAATTGCTTTGCTATCTACTCCAAAATCAGGAAATGAAGTACAACAATTAGTAGTTAGCAATGTCAACAATCTTATGACTTCTCTCACCAATGTTCGAGAAAAGACAGTTCAACTTAGAAACCAGGTAGAATCCGTGGCAAAAGATGGGGCTTCAACTTTTAAGACAGTTACGTCTGATGTTAAAAACTCAATTAATGAGTGGAAAAAGGATGTTGAACCTACAATGAATGACATCCAAAAGAGTATTCAAGAACTCCATGAGACCATTGATCAACTTGAAAAAGAAATCAAAAGACCATTAACCTAA
- a CDS encoding DUF1878 family protein, which translates to METNEDKMLRLEFYQELFLSVINNSYPFYALIIKHELSKKEVEEIYVLCTKLNNEYKRQKEEGFVTFLPLLTHFVGMLNYKLNPHKTIDALYEQGIYQGLMAEFISIIQKN; encoded by the coding sequence ATGGAAACAAATGAAGATAAAATGCTAAGATTAGAGTTCTATCAAGAACTTTTTCTGTCTGTAATTAATAACTCCTACCCTTTTTATGCACTAATCATTAAACATGAGCTTTCAAAAAAAGAAGTTGAGGAAATTTATGTTCTCTGTACAAAATTAAACAATGAGTATAAAAGGCAAAAAGAAGAGGGATTTGTTACGTTTCTCCCTCTTCTCACACACTTTGTTGGTATGCTTAATTATAAGTTAAATCCACATAAAACAATAGATGCTTTGTACGAACAAGGCATCTATCAAGGGTTGATGGCTGAGTTTATTTCAATTATCCAGAAAAATTAA
- a CDS encoding YpmS family protein: MGKNKNWWKLAFFCLTSSLLLLIVILLVTFYLLFPASTNYGYDSYQSSGETLFVITTTKEKLNYFLAEQITRDHGRNFQIILDEHVLLEAAVPLLGRTVPFQLYLQPEVQGGNLALRSEKFQIGEFRLPSETLFRLIKNTISFPEWILVDVNEEMIFLRLNDIEALETMYIRIIKFDLESDQIEFELVSKGNN; encoded by the coding sequence TTGGGGAAAAATAAAAATTGGTGGAAACTTGCATTTTTTTGCCTAACAAGTAGCTTATTATTACTGATTGTTATATTATTGGTTACGTTTTATCTCCTATTCCCGGCATCCACAAATTATGGGTATGACAGTTATCAGTCAAGTGGAGAGACTTTGTTTGTTATTACAACAACAAAAGAAAAGCTTAATTACTTTTTGGCGGAACAAATTACACGTGACCACGGACGGAATTTTCAAATTATCTTAGATGAACACGTATTGTTAGAAGCTGCTGTCCCACTGCTCGGAAGAACTGTCCCATTTCAATTGTATTTGCAGCCTGAAGTACAAGGTGGGAATTTGGCATTGAGAAGTGAAAAATTTCAAATTGGAGAATTCCGATTACCATCTGAAACGCTGTTTAGACTTATCAAGAACACCATTAGTTTTCCTGAATGGATCCTGGTTGATGTGAATGAGGAAATGATATTTTTAAGGCTAAATGATATAGAGGCATTAGAAACAATGTATATTAGAATAATAAAATTTGATTTAGAAAGCGATCAAATTGAATTTGAACTGGTGTCTAAGGGTAATAATTAA
- a CDS encoding ATP-binding protein, producing MKIIKLHIYGFGRFQNYQIELPRDPIFLILGENEAGKSTLMAFIRCILFGFPTKQSNELRYEPRLGGRYGGSIVIESIKYGRVTIERISGKAVGDVKLYFEDGTIGNEVELNLILGEIDRTTYRGIYSFGLTDLQSLEHLHSDEINKFMFGVGIAGRNNLLEIEKKNEKVLQTLYKPTGRKPIINEQVSKVIEAEESMASWRKKRNQYEQLTNERASLAKRIEKGNDVQLELNRSYRYFEKLRSIALVVQNKKMYENRLEQLPPYEPFPVDGLQRLEALNENCVEAEGELNVYRKKLELIFTEKQKLVISSNLTELEQSVGEVKESRKLYETKKDELGLLLQQIQFEQQEYRIMLDKLGYDHADFETGYVAEEKLTVLIEQEVKLKQHQIFLQSQYEQARKTLEEKENIVKSLKLQLLDEKTKLDLERKVAEQSTEKDLKQQLAFIDNSLQTLSNQSKYFQKEKNSRSTLLFVIGIITSVLGATILIFNDQWLLAAVLLITVVTSLILSKWATNKSLHAVLNDLKQEKEKQEENKLKLQEQLKMRNNSLFEHDHMLLQRDQERREQLQLLKQTLIEATNHFEYSCKELDKSEITMTFFQEQLGTWANDYRYPIGLDATHYLKLLKMMEELKKKNRQISFIEAKASSLKMDLEKLEKKVEKLCMGLSLPYNLENFQQNVERLSNYLSSELEKEKVVQRFSAEANQFKEAIQSVEAKRNQYQLEIEKLWKNAHVNTEEEFRQKGNAWVESQEIKAKLRVYNSQIIPVLSSDTTLEQLESDVLSYQDILEDKITEIETNLTSLRAEERKLLERVAKIELEIAELEEGSNYSLSLHNLEIEKGILNVEVKKWALHRTVQFLIDEAKKVYEKERQPQVVKEATRMFKYLTDGEYIQLTAPIGEQRFIVERQDGLKFQPNELSQGTKEQLYLALRFALATVHSKQTSFPILMDDILVNFDRERRLKAIELIKEISKEHQIIFFTCHPFMATEISNHHFLLTGK from the coding sequence ATGAAAATAATAAAATTACATATTTATGGGTTTGGTCGCTTTCAAAATTATCAGATTGAATTACCAAGAGATCCAATTTTTCTCATACTTGGGGAAAATGAAGCAGGAAAATCAACCCTGATGGCTTTTATTCGTTGTATTCTATTTGGCTTTCCTACAAAGCAATCAAACGAACTTCGTTATGAACCTAGGCTTGGTGGGCGTTATGGCGGAAGTATTGTCATTGAGTCAATAAAATATGGAAGAGTTACGATCGAAAGGATTAGTGGTAAAGCGGTAGGTGACGTCAAGCTGTATTTCGAGGATGGTACCATCGGAAATGAAGTAGAGTTAAATCTTATTCTCGGTGAGATTGACAGAACGACATACAGAGGAATATATTCTTTCGGGTTAACGGACTTACAATCGCTTGAGCATCTACATTCGGATGAAATTAATAAATTTATGTTTGGTGTTGGAATTGCAGGTCGTAATAACTTATTAGAGATTGAGAAGAAAAATGAAAAAGTCCTACAAACTCTATATAAACCCACCGGTAGAAAACCGATAATTAATGAACAAGTAAGCAAGGTTATTGAAGCAGAAGAGTCAATGGCTTCTTGGCGAAAAAAACGTAATCAATATGAACAACTAACAAATGAGAGAGCGAGTTTGGCCAAGCGAATTGAAAAGGGAAATGATGTACAACTAGAATTAAATCGAAGCTATCGCTATTTTGAAAAACTTAGATCAATCGCCTTAGTTGTCCAAAATAAGAAGATGTATGAGAACAGGCTAGAGCAATTGCCTCCTTATGAACCATTCCCAGTAGATGGATTGCAGCGATTAGAGGCACTTAATGAAAATTGTGTAGAAGCCGAAGGGGAACTAAACGTTTATCGTAAAAAGCTTGAATTAATTTTTACAGAGAAACAGAAACTGGTCATCAGCTCAAATCTTACTGAGCTTGAACAATCGGTAGGTGAAGTGAAGGAATCTCGCAAGCTTTACGAGACAAAAAAGGACGAGCTTGGATTACTTTTGCAACAAATACAGTTTGAACAACAAGAATATCGGATTATGCTTGATAAGCTTGGATACGATCATGCAGACTTTGAAACAGGTTATGTTGCTGAAGAAAAACTTACAGTTCTTATCGAACAAGAAGTAAAATTGAAACAGCACCAAATTTTTCTGCAATCTCAATATGAGCAGGCGAGAAAAACCCTTGAAGAAAAAGAAAATATCGTAAAGTCGCTGAAATTGCAATTATTAGACGAAAAAACAAAACTTGATTTAGAAAGAAAAGTAGCTGAACAAAGCACAGAAAAAGACTTAAAACAGCAACTAGCTTTCATTGACAACAGTCTTCAAACACTTTCAAATCAATCGAAATATTTCCAGAAAGAAAAGAACAGTCGGTCAACACTCTTATTCGTAATAGGAATTATTACCAGTGTTCTTGGAGCGACGATCCTGATTTTTAATGACCAATGGTTATTAGCAGCTGTCTTACTTATTACGGTGGTTACAAGTTTGATACTTAGTAAATGGGCTACGAATAAATCCTTACATGCTGTATTAAATGACCTAAAACAAGAGAAGGAAAAACAAGAAGAGAATAAGCTTAAACTTCAAGAGCAACTAAAAATGAGGAACAATAGTTTATTTGAACATGATCACATGTTGTTACAAAGGGACCAAGAGAGAAGAGAACAGTTACAACTGTTGAAACAAACTTTGATTGAAGCAACTAATCACTTTGAGTATAGTTGTAAAGAGTTAGATAAATCGGAGATTACAATGACTTTTTTTCAAGAGCAACTTGGGACTTGGGCTAATGATTACCGATATCCAATTGGTCTGGATGCTACTCATTATCTAAAGTTATTAAAAATGATGGAAGAACTCAAAAAGAAAAATCGTCAAATTAGCTTTATTGAAGCAAAAGCAAGTTCTCTCAAAATGGATTTAGAAAAGTTAGAGAAAAAAGTAGAAAAATTATGTATGGGATTATCTCTACCTTATAATTTGGAAAACTTTCAGCAAAATGTTGAGCGATTATCTAATTATTTAAGTAGTGAACTAGAAAAAGAAAAGGTTGTTCAAAGATTTTCCGCAGAGGCAAACCAGTTTAAGGAAGCCATTCAGTCTGTAGAAGCAAAACGAAATCAGTATCAGTTAGAAATAGAAAAACTGTGGAAAAATGCTCATGTGAACACTGAAGAGGAATTTCGCCAAAAGGGAAACGCATGGGTAGAAAGTCAGGAAATAAAAGCAAAATTACGTGTTTACAACAGCCAAATTATCCCTGTACTAAGCTCAGATACAACGCTTGAGCAGCTAGAAAGTGATGTCTTGAGTTATCAAGATATACTCGAAGATAAGATAACTGAAATTGAAACAAACCTAACTAGTTTACGGGCAGAGGAAAGAAAGTTATTAGAGCGAGTAGCAAAAATTGAATTAGAAATAGCAGAATTAGAAGAAGGTAGTAATTATTCTCTTTCGCTACATAATTTAGAAATTGAAAAGGGAATTCTAAATGTTGAAGTGAAAAAATGGGCACTACACCGTACTGTTCAATTCTTAATTGATGAAGCCAAGAAAGTATATGAAAAAGAAAGACAACCACAAGTAGTAAAAGAAGCTACAAGAATGTTTAAGTATCTGACTGATGGAGAATATATTCAATTGACTGCCCCAATAGGTGAACAGAGATTTATTGTAGAACGCCAAGACGGCCTCAAATTTCAGCCTAATGAGCTAAGTCAAGGCACAAAAGAGCAGTTGTACCTAGCATTACGATTTGCGTTAGCAACAGTACATTCAAAGCAAACATCGTTCCCAATTTTAATGGATGACATCCTTGTGAACTTTGATAGAGAACGTAGGCTTAAGGCAATTGAACTGATAAAAGAAATTTCTAAAGAACACCAGATTATTTTCTTTACCTGCCATCCTTTTATGGCAACTGAAATTTCCAATCATCACTTCCTATTAACTGGGAAATAG
- a CDS encoding response regulator transcription factor: MEKYIINLVEDEKNLADILKAYMIREGWDVYHFADGQDAYDAINHATPHLWILDIMLPNLDGYQLLKAIKSKSDTPVIFISARDKDLDRVLGLELGSDDYLAKPFLPEELIIRVKRIVSRAYHSTAQSEKKRLELNGYYIDPETRNIYDGSELLEMTTKELDLIILLTSNIGKAFSREEIIEYVWGTDYYGSERAVDDVVRRVRKKLPRLHVETLYGFGYRVLSS; the protein is encoded by the coding sequence TTGGAAAAATATATTATAAATTTAGTAGAAGATGAAAAAAATTTAGCAGATATATTAAAAGCATACATGATCAGAGAGGGGTGGGATGTTTATCACTTTGCGGATGGACAAGATGCTTATGACGCGATTAATCACGCTACTCCACATTTATGGATCTTGGATATTATGCTTCCTAATTTGGACGGCTATCAATTATTGAAAGCAATTAAATCTAAGAGTGATACACCAGTTATTTTCATCTCCGCTAGGGATAAGGATTTAGACCGAGTGTTAGGCCTTGAGTTAGGGAGTGATGATTATTTAGCGAAACCGTTTTTGCCAGAGGAATTAATCATTCGAGTAAAAAGAATCGTGTCACGCGCCTATCATTCAACAGCCCAATCTGAGAAGAAGCGACTAGAATTGAATGGCTATTACATCGATCCTGAAACTCGAAATATCTATGATGGTAGTGAACTACTAGAGATGACAACGAAAGAGTTAGATTTGATTATCCTTCTTACTTCAAACATTGGTAAAGCATTTTCCCGAGAAGAAATTATTGAATACGTCTGGGGAACAGATTATTATGGGTCAGAACGGGCGGTTGATGATGTTGTACGAAGGGTCAGAAAAAAATTACCTCGTCTTCATGTTGAAACACTTTATGGATTTGGGTACCGGGTCTTATCATCATGA
- a CDS encoding YjcZ family sporulation protein, with translation MAGCFTGAPVTGGAGAGFALILVLFILLVIIGTAYVGYGY, from the coding sequence ATGGCAGGATGTTTCACAGGAGCACCAGTTACAGGTGGAGCAGGAGCAGGATTTGCATTAATCCTAGTTCTATTTATCTTATTAGTAATCATCGGTACAGCATACGTTGGTTATGGTTACTAA